The Vibrio cyclitrophicus sequence ATGACCAATTCATGGATTGGGAAAACTGGTCGTTTGTTTCACTGGCGGGCTACGGCACCAGCGACTCGAACATTACCTTCTACGACGAGTCTCAATATATCGTTTCAGTTGGCTTGAACTACAAGTTCTAACCTTAGCGAGTATGAACTGCAATCCAACGAAAGCCTGCATCTAAGCAGGCTTTTTTCTACTTGCTAGACAACTTGTGCCGTGAGTTGTTTCAACAATCGATCCATCGCTCGATAGCCAAGCGCTTCTGATAGATGTTTCTTTTCGATCTGCTCGTTACCGTCAAGGTCGGCAATGGTTCGTGCCACCTTAATGATTCGATGATAAGCACGAATCGATAAACCCAATCGGTGCAACGCCGTTTCCAGAAACTCAGCATCCTCACGTCTTAATGGGCAATACTTCTCAATTTCTCGGCTACCTAACAGTGCATTCGATTTATGGTTTCGAGATAACATCAACTCTCGCGCCTGCCTGACCCTTTGCTTAACTACTTGAGTCATTTCACCGCGGTCGCCACCTTCGGCTAACATTCCTTTTGGCAACAGAGGGATCTCTAAAGACATATCGAATCTATCCAACAATGGTCCGGATAAGCGATTGAGGTAACGAAGGATGATCTGTGGGTTTGCGCGAGCTTGATTTCCCTCGTAATAACCTGTCGGGCTAGGGTTCAATGCACCGACTAATTGAAAGCGCGCAGGAAAACGAGTCTTACCCGCCGCGCGCGAAATAATTATCTCGCCCGACTCTAGTGGCTCTCGCAGTGAATCAAGCACTTTACGCTCAAATTCGGGCATTTCATCCAGAAACAGTAAGCCATTGTGGGCCAGAGAGATCTCTCCAGGGCGAGGTACCGAACCACCACCCACCAATGCCGCCATCGAACTCGAATGGTGAGGCGATCGAAAAGGTCGTTGCTTCCAGTTGTATTGATTAATCTCTTGTTGCGTTAACGAAGCCACCGATGCGGTTTCCATCGCCTCGTCATCACTCATTTCAGGTAGCAAGTCACGCAGTCGAGAAGCGAGCATGGTCTTGCCTGTTCCGGGCGGGCCAAGGAACAGTAAGTTGTGGTTCCCAGCAGCGGCTATCTCCAGAGCTCGCTTGCCTTGTTGTTGGCCGATAATATCTTGTAGGTCGCGAAGCACTGAAACATCAGCCTGATGATGTTCCGTTCTATATAGACCAAGCTGAGCCTGACCACACATATCCGCACAAACCTCCAACAAGGTTTGTGCAGACTTATGTGCCCCTTTCCCGACTAGGGCTGCCTGATCGCCATTGTGATGCGGTAAGACTAAGCAACGCTCAACTCTGTCAGCTGCGAGTGTTGCTGGCAGCACCCCTTTCACTGAGCGCAACTCACCCGACAGCGCTAACTCACCAATAAATTCATGTTGAGCTATTTTTGATGTGGGTAACTGGTCCGACGCAACTAAAATCCCAAGCGCGATAGGCAAGTCAAACCGCCCGCCTTCTTTCGGTAAATCTGCAGGAGCTAAGTTAACCGTGATTCTTTTGGATGGAAACTCAAAGCGAGAATTGATGATCGCGCTTCTCACTCGATCTTTAGATTCCTTGACCGTTGTTTCTGGTAAACCCACCAACGTAAAACCGGGCATTCCATTGCTGATATGCACCTCTACGGTCACTTCTGGAGCCTCTACACCCACACTAGCTCGACTATGAATTATCGCGAGTCCCATAACTTTCCTTTGTCTTTGATTTAAAAGTATTCGCCCTGGATATTCATTGCTCACCAAAGCGATAAGGTTGTTATATAGCGTGGTGGAATGGTGTTTTAATGTGAAAAAAGAATGACATTTTCCTTGTCATGCAGCAGATTTGTGTGATAACACTAGAGATGTAGACATTTACTGAAGACAATAAACGAGAAAACTCGAATATTATGATTTTTAACGCTCGCATTTACGCACTGATTAACCTGATTATCGTAGTCATTATTAAGACTGCGCGGGGGCGAGTGGGAAGAAAGTAACCACGAATTAGAAAAAACCCCCGCACTGACAAGTCCGGGGGTTTTTTCTAATTTAAACATTCGATTTTTATATTTTTGAGCATTTTCGGCTTTGCCGATTTACAGGAAGAATGGGAGCACAAGATGTGCAGAGACAAAGGAAACAGTTACCAAAATAAAGGTAATACGGGAGAATTCCGATGAAAGGCGCAGAACTAGTCGTATCCGCACTCAAGCAACAAGGAATTGAGACCGTATTTGGTTACCCAGGTGGTGCCATCATGCCAATCTACGATGCACTCTATGACGGCGGGGTTGAACATATCCTATGTCGCCATGAGCAAGGCGCTGCTATGGCCGCGATCGGCATGGCTCGAGCAACACAAGATGTCGCTGTTTGTATGGCAACATCTGGCCCAGGTGCTACCAACCTAGTTACAGGCCTTGCTGATGCCTTTATGGACTCTATCCCAATGGTTGCCATCACAGGTCAGGTTGCAAGTTCCCACATTGGTACCGATGCATTCCAAGAAATGGATGTAATTGGTATGTCTCTGTCATGTACTAAACACAGCTACCTAGTAACTGATATTGAAGATCTTGCTCCAACCCTCGCAGAAGCGTTTGTGGTAGCAAAGTCTGGCCGTCCTGGCCCGGTTATCGTCGATATAGCTAAAGACGTTCAACTAGCAGAAGCACCCGTTAACACTCTTCCTGAATTTACTCCACCCGCAATTCCTGTTGCGACAACTGATGCCATTGAACAGGCACAGTACTTTTTGTCTCAAGCGACCCGTCCTGTTTTATACGTAGGTGGTGGTGTTCAACTTGCTAAAGCAACCGATGCGGTTCGCGAGTTTTTACGCCTTAACCCAATGCCAGCGGTAAGCACGCTGAAAGGCTTGGGGACTATCGAACGTGACGACCCACACTACCTTGGTATGCTGGGTATGCACGGCACTAAAGCCGCTAACCTTGTGGTTCAAGAGAGCGACCTATTGATTGTTGTCGGTGCTCGTTTTGATGACCGAGTAACCGGCAAACTCGATACCTTTGCACCGCACGCTAAGGTTATCCATATCGATATCGATGCCGCTGAGTTCAGCAAACTGCGTCTTGCCAATGCGCCAATTCGTGGTGACATCAACAAGATCATGCCTCAACTAGAGTTAAGCCAAGACATCTCCTCTTGGGTTCACCACTCTGAAGGCCTTCGTAGCTCATTCAAATGGCGTTACGACCACCCTGGCGATCTGATCTTTGCTCCACTGCTGTTGAAGCAACTTTCAGACATGATGCCAGCAAGCTCTATGGTTTCGACCGATGTGGGCCAACACCAAATGTGGGCTGCTCAGCATATTCAGCCTCGCGATCCACAGAACTTCATTACCTCTGCCGGTTTAGGCACCATGGGCTTTGGCTTGCCAGCTGCAATGGGTGCATCGGTTGGGCGTCCTGATGACCAATCTATACTTATCTCTGGTGACGGCTCGTTCATGATGAACATCCAAGAGCTTGGCACATTGAAGCGTCGTCAGATCCCAGTGAAGATGGTACTGCTTAATAACTCTCGTTTGGGCATGGTTCGCCAATGGCAATCGCTGTTCTTTGATGGCCGCCACAGTGAAACTATCTTAGATGACAACCCTGATTTCGTGATGCTCGCGAAAGCGTTCGATATCCCAGGAAAAACCATCACTCGTAAAGAAGAAGTAGAACCAGCATTGAAAGAGATGCTAGAGAGCAAAACCGCTTACCTACTTCATGTTCTTATCGATGAAGAAGAAAACGTATGGCCACTAGTACCGCCAGGTGCTTCAAACAGTGAGATGTTGGAGAACACATAACATGAAAAGATACCTATTAGACATCAAAGCCGATGATAAGCCTGTACTACTAGAGCGTGTTCTTCGTGTTATCCGCCACCGTGGCTTCATTGTTAAGCAAGTTGCGGGCACTCAAAACCACGAAAGCAAAGTGGCGAGTGTTGAGATCATCGTCGACAGTGACCGTCCGATCTCTTTCTTGGTAAACCAAATCGAAAAACTGTGGGATGTACGTACCGTTGACGTTATTTCTATCAGCCGTAATGAACTGCCAAACAACAACTTACAACAAAAGATAAACGCATAAGGAACCGCAAACATGACAGCTAAAACAGCAGACTATATTTGGTTTAACGGTGAGATGGTTCCTTGGGCAGAGGCGAACGTTCACGTCCTGACTCACGCAATGCACTACGGTACTTCTGTGTTTGAAGGTGTTCGTTGCTACAACACACCAAAAGGGCCGGTTATCTTTCGTCACCCTGAACATGCTAAGCGCCTAAAAGACTCAGCAAAAATCTACCGCTTCCCTATTCCTTACACTGAGGAAGAAATTATGGAAGCGACTCGCGAAACGCTACGCCAAAATAAGCTAGAGTCAGCGTACATCCGCCCTCTAGGCTTTGTCGGTAACGTTGGTTTGGGTGTATGTCCACCAGAAAACACTGAGATGGAACTGATCATCGCTGCTTTCCCTTGGGGCTCTTACCTAGGTGAAGAAGCGCTAGAAAATGGCGTGGATGCAATGATCTCAAGCTGGAACCGTGCGGCGCCAAACACCATCCCAACCGCTGCTAAAGCCGGTGGTAACTACCTATCTTCACTACTGGTTGGTGGTGAAGCTCGTCGTCATGGTTACGATGAAGGTATCGCACTGAGTGTTGATGGCTACCTTTCTGAAGGTGCTGGCGAAAACATCTTTGTAGTACGTAATGGCATTCTATCAACGCCACCAGCAACCAGCGCAATTCTGCCGGGTATTACTCGTGATTCGATCATGACATTAGCAAAAGACATGGGTTATGAGATCCGTGAAGAGAACATTGCTCGTGAAGCGCTATACCTTGCCGATGAAGTCTTCATGACAGGCACAGCTGCAGAGATCGTTCCGGTTCGCAGCGTAGACAAAATTACAGTAGGTGAAGGCAAACGCGGTCCTATCACTGAAAAAGTTCAAGCGGCTTACTTTGGTCTATTCAATGGAACCACTGAAGATAAGTGGGGCTGGTTAGACTACGTTTATCCAGCAGACCAAACTTCAGAAAACCAAACGCAAACAACTAAGTAAGCAACAGCCAAATATTTTATAAGGATTTAAGCAATGCCAATCTATCGTTCAGCAACGACTACCCACGGACGCAACATGGCTGGTGCGCGCGCTTTATGGCGTGCAACTGGCGTTAAAGATGATGACTTCGGTAAGCCAATCATCGCGGTTGTAAACTCTTTCACTCAATTCGTACCAGGCCACGTTCACCTTAAAGATATGGGCCAACTGGTTGCGGGTGAAATCGAGAAAGCGGGCGGTATCGCTAAAGAATTCAACACCATCGCAGTGGATGATGGTATCGCAATGGGTCACGGCGGCATGCTGTACTCACTGCCATCACGTGAGCTGATCGCAGACTCAGTAGAGTACATGGTGAATGCGCACTGTGCAGATGCGATGGTGTGTATCTCTAACTGTGACAAAATCACTCCGGGAATGATGATGGCTGCAATGCGCCTTAACATCCCAGTGATATTTGTATCAGGTGGCCCTATGGAAGCGGGTAAAACCAAGCTTTCGGATCAGATCATCAAGCTAGACCTTGTTGACGCAATGATTCAAGGTGCCGATCCAACGATTTCAGATGAGCAAAGTGAGCAAGTAGAGCGTTCTGCATGTCCAACATGTGGTTCATGCTCAGGCATGTTCACGGCTAACTCAATGAACTGTCTAACTGAAGCGCTTGGCCTATCTCAGCCTGGTAACGGTTCTATGCTAGCAACCCACGCTGACCGTGAAGAGCTATTTATCAATGCTGGTAAGCGCATCGTTGACCTAACTAAGCGTTACTACGAGCAAGACGACGAATCAGCACTGCCACGCAACATTGCTAACCGTGCAGCCTTTGATAATGCAATGGCGCTAGATATCGCGATGGGTGGTTCAAGTAACACAGTACTTCACCTTTTAGCGGCAGCTCAAGAAGGTGAGATTGATTTTGATATGGGCGATATCGACGAGATGTCTCGCCGCGTTCCACACCTATGTAAGGTTGCGCCTTCAACACCTAAATACCACATGGAAGACGTTCACCGCGCTGGTGGTGTAATGGCTATCCTTGGTGAACTAGATCGTGCAGGCCTACTGAACAACCAGACTCGCACCGTTCTTGGTCTAAGCATGCAAGAGCAGCTAGCTCAATACGACATCATGCAGACAGAAGACGAAGCGGTACTTAAGTTCTTCCGCGCAGGCCCTGCTGGTATCCGTACCACCAAAGCCTTCTCACAAGATTGCCGTTGGGATCGTCTTGATGATGACCGCGTCGATGGTTGTATTCGTACCAAAGAGAATGCCTTCAGCCAAGAAGGTGGCCTAGCGGTACTTTCAGGTAACATCGCGGTTGATGGTTGTATCGTTAAGACCGCGGGTGTTGATGAAGAAAACCTGAAGTTCCAAGGCCCTGCAATCGTATTCGAAAGCCAAGACACAGCAGTAGACGGTATCTTAGCGGGTAAAGTAAAAGCAGGCGAAGTGGTTGTTATTCGTTACGAAGGTCCTAAAGGTGGTCCGGGCATGCAAGAAATGCTCTACCCAACTACTTACCTAAAATCTATGGGTTTAGGTAAGTCTTGTGCTCTTCTAACTGACGGACGTTTCTCTGGTGGTACATCAGGTCTATCTATCGGTCACGCTTCTCCAGAAGCAGCAAGTGGCGGTGTGATTGGTCTAGTGAACACGGGCGATATTATCACTATCGACATCCCTAGCCGCTCAATCACACTTGATGTGCCAGAAGCAGAGCTTGAAGCACGTCGCGTTAAACAAGATGCACTAGGCTGGAAACCAGAAAACCGTCAGCGTGAAGTGTCTTTCGCACTGAAAGCTTACGCAAGCATGGCGACCAGTGCCGACAAAGGCGCAGTGCGTGATAAGTCTAAGCTTGAGGGATAACTATGAGTGATGACACCTCCAGTCCCAAAAAACAAAGTGGCGCAGATTATCTGCGCCAGATCCTGAGAGCGCCAGTTTACGAAGCGGCAATCGTAACACCTCTACAGGATATGCCGCGTTTAAGCGCGCGCATTGGTAATCAGGTTCAACTTAAACGAGAAGACCGTCAGCCGGTGCACTCGTTCAAGCTACGCGGTGCCTACAACATGGTTTCAAACCTTTCTGAACAACAGAAAGCAGTCGGTGTTATCACAGCATCAGCAGGGAACCACGCACAAGGTATGGCGTTATCTGGCTCTAAATTGGGTATTCAAACCACAATCGTGATGCCAAAAACCACACCAGACATCAAGGTTGATGCGGTACGTGGATTTGGCGGTAACGTTGTTTTGCACGGCAGCAACTTTGATGAAGCCAAGGCAGAAGCCGAGCGTCTTTCTGCTGAACATGGCTACACCTTTGTGCCTCCTTTCGATCACCCATTGGTGATTGCTGGGCAAGGTACGATGGGTATGGAGATGCTGCAGCAAAACGGCCACATGGATTATATCTTTGTGCCTGTTGGTGGCGGTGGCTTAGCTGCGGGTGTTGCTGTGTTAGTAAAACAGCTCATGCCTGAGATTAAAGTCATTGCAGTAGAACCAGAAGATTCGTCTTGCTTAAAAGCGGCTCTCGATGCTGGTGAACCTGTGGTACTGGATCAGGTCAGCATGTTTGCTGATGGTGTTGCGGTTAAACGCATTGGTGAAGAGACATTCCGTCTTTGCCAACAGTATATTGACGGCCACATTGCAGTCTCTAGCGATGAGATCTGCTCAGCGGTAAAAGATATCTTTGAAGACACTCGTGCGATTGCCGAGCCCTCAGGAGCGCTTGCTCTAGCTGGCTTGAAAAAGTTTGCTGAGCAGAACCAACTGCAAGACAAGCAACTGGCGACGGTACTGTCTGGTGCTAACACTAACTTCCACGGTCTGCGTTATGTCTCTGAACGTTGTGAGCTAGGTGAGAAGCGAGAGGGTCTACTTGCGGTGACGATTCCAGAGCGACAAGGGGCATTCCTAGAGTTCTGTAATATTATTGGTGGTCGAGCGGTGACTGAGTTTAACTACCGCCACAACGACGAAAGCCTAGCGAATATCTTC is a genomic window containing:
- a CDS encoding YifB family Mg chelatase-like AAA ATPase — encoded protein: MGLAIIHSRASVGVEAPEVTVEVHISNGMPGFTLVGLPETTVKESKDRVRSAIINSRFEFPSKRITVNLAPADLPKEGGRFDLPIALGILVASDQLPTSKIAQHEFIGELALSGELRSVKGVLPATLAADRVERCLVLPHHNGDQAALVGKGAHKSAQTLLEVCADMCGQAQLGLYRTEHHQADVSVLRDLQDIIGQQQGKRALEIAAAGNHNLLFLGPPGTGKTMLASRLRDLLPEMSDDEAMETASVASLTQQEINQYNWKQRPFRSPHHSSSMAALVGGGSVPRPGEISLAHNGLLFLDEMPEFERKVLDSLREPLESGEIIISRAAGKTRFPARFQLVGALNPSPTGYYEGNQARANPQIILRYLNRLSGPLLDRFDMSLEIPLLPKGMLAEGGDRGEMTQVVKQRVRQARELMLSRNHKSNALLGSREIEKYCPLRREDAEFLETALHRLGLSIRAYHRIIKVARTIADLDGNEQIEKKHLSEALGYRAMDRLLKQLTAQVV
- a CDS encoding acetolactate synthase 2 catalytic subunit, producing MKGAELVVSALKQQGIETVFGYPGGAIMPIYDALYDGGVEHILCRHEQGAAMAAIGMARATQDVAVCMATSGPGATNLVTGLADAFMDSIPMVAITGQVASSHIGTDAFQEMDVIGMSLSCTKHSYLVTDIEDLAPTLAEAFVVAKSGRPGPVIVDIAKDVQLAEAPVNTLPEFTPPAIPVATTDAIEQAQYFLSQATRPVLYVGGGVQLAKATDAVREFLRLNPMPAVSTLKGLGTIERDDPHYLGMLGMHGTKAANLVVQESDLLIVVGARFDDRVTGKLDTFAPHAKVIHIDIDAAEFSKLRLANAPIRGDINKIMPQLELSQDISSWVHHSEGLRSSFKWRYDHPGDLIFAPLLLKQLSDMMPASSMVSTDVGQHQMWAAQHIQPRDPQNFITSAGLGTMGFGLPAAMGASVGRPDDQSILISGDGSFMMNIQELGTLKRRQIPVKMVLLNNSRLGMVRQWQSLFFDGRHSETILDDNPDFVMLAKAFDIPGKTITRKEEVEPALKEMLESKTAYLLHVLIDEEENVWPLVPPGASNSEMLENT
- the ilvM gene encoding acetolactate synthase 2 small subunit — protein: MKRYLLDIKADDKPVLLERVLRVIRHRGFIVKQVAGTQNHESKVASVEIIVDSDRPISFLVNQIEKLWDVRTVDVISISRNELPNNNLQQKINA
- a CDS encoding branched-chain amino acid transaminase; protein product: MTAKTADYIWFNGEMVPWAEANVHVLTHAMHYGTSVFEGVRCYNTPKGPVIFRHPEHAKRLKDSAKIYRFPIPYTEEEIMEATRETLRQNKLESAYIRPLGFVGNVGLGVCPPENTEMELIIAAFPWGSYLGEEALENGVDAMISSWNRAAPNTIPTAAKAGGNYLSSLLVGGEARRHGYDEGIALSVDGYLSEGAGENIFVVRNGILSTPPATSAILPGITRDSIMTLAKDMGYEIREENIAREALYLADEVFMTGTAAEIVPVRSVDKITVGEGKRGPITEKVQAAYFGLFNGTTEDKWGWLDYVYPADQTSENQTQTTK
- the ilvD gene encoding dihydroxy-acid dehydratase; this translates as MPIYRSATTTHGRNMAGARALWRATGVKDDDFGKPIIAVVNSFTQFVPGHVHLKDMGQLVAGEIEKAGGIAKEFNTIAVDDGIAMGHGGMLYSLPSRELIADSVEYMVNAHCADAMVCISNCDKITPGMMMAAMRLNIPVIFVSGGPMEAGKTKLSDQIIKLDLVDAMIQGADPTISDEQSEQVERSACPTCGSCSGMFTANSMNCLTEALGLSQPGNGSMLATHADREELFINAGKRIVDLTKRYYEQDDESALPRNIANRAAFDNAMALDIAMGGSSNTVLHLLAAAQEGEIDFDMGDIDEMSRRVPHLCKVAPSTPKYHMEDVHRAGGVMAILGELDRAGLLNNQTRTVLGLSMQEQLAQYDIMQTEDEAVLKFFRAGPAGIRTTKAFSQDCRWDRLDDDRVDGCIRTKENAFSQEGGLAVLSGNIAVDGCIVKTAGVDEENLKFQGPAIVFESQDTAVDGILAGKVKAGEVVVIRYEGPKGGPGMQEMLYPTTYLKSMGLGKSCALLTDGRFSGGTSGLSIGHASPEAASGGVIGLVNTGDIITIDIPSRSITLDVPEAELEARRVKQDALGWKPENRQREVSFALKAYASMATSADKGAVRDKSKLEG
- the ilvA gene encoding threonine ammonia-lyase, biosynthetic; the protein is MSDDTSSPKKQSGADYLRQILRAPVYEAAIVTPLQDMPRLSARIGNQVQLKREDRQPVHSFKLRGAYNMVSNLSEQQKAVGVITASAGNHAQGMALSGSKLGIQTTIVMPKTTPDIKVDAVRGFGGNVVLHGSNFDEAKAEAERLSAEHGYTFVPPFDHPLVIAGQGTMGMEMLQQNGHMDYIFVPVGGGGLAAGVAVLVKQLMPEIKVIAVEPEDSSCLKAALDAGEPVVLDQVSMFADGVAVKRIGEETFRLCQQYIDGHIAVSSDEICSAVKDIFEDTRAIAEPSGALALAGLKKFAEQNQLQDKQLATVLSGANTNFHGLRYVSERCELGEKREGLLAVTIPERQGAFLEFCNIIGGRAVTEFNYRHNDESLANIFVGVRLQGGQEELEHIINDLRDGGYPVVDLSDDEMAKLHIRYMIGGKPSKPLKERLYSFEFPEYPGALIKFLDTLGTHWNISLFNYRNHGADYGRVLCGFELDDDDLAQFSTHLRELGYQCKDETDNPSYKFFLS